One window of the Allosaccharopolyspora coralli genome contains the following:
- a CDS encoding N-6 DNA methylase — MTEALSAAEIARLAGVGRAAVTNWRKRHEDFPRPLPGSTGAARFDAELTRQWLRAHGKLGEQPLADILRDAAERLGDDLAVGDAIIGATRARELESTGATGREDDVVRLLADSDVSTIEEFVADWAARRGVGPSPAPELADLMYRLSGGGRVLDPFCRGGELLRPAAAQKYPVRGQCLDEVSARVTSAVLRLHADAARIDTGHALRADATEDEVFPAVLTVPPWGEKDWSGEDVQFDARWEFGLPPRTSSELAWVQHAVAHLDEQGTAVVALPAGVGVHRAGRRVRAELVRRGALRAVVGLPTGAFRSSAAPSVLWVLRRPSEASGVLMVDGAHARANGALDWDELLETALPAWEEFDASADCPEQQGVCGVVSAIDLLDEAVDLSPARHLAATVQTDVPGLRTLRGQVADVVGQLPELIPAIEPSSSPRGPTTSVGELGSTPALTVHRQSASVPDGKELPALTARDVVSARAPSGQWGGRDPIWLRPDDVVLPMMGGRLTSRVIDDEKGVLGPQVWLLRVDPELVDPWFLAGFLRCSANLALTSGSVTARLDVRRVELPRLPIDEQRVYGEAFRSAMRLDEVLDEARRVGTDLVTGVIDGLAGGALRPVSDSGDTG; from the coding sequence AGGCTGGCCGGTGTCGGTCGCGCGGCCGTCACCAACTGGCGCAAGCGCCATGAGGACTTCCCGCGGCCGCTCCCTGGGTCGACCGGTGCCGCGCGGTTCGACGCTGAGCTGACCCGCCAATGGTTGCGTGCGCACGGCAAGCTCGGTGAGCAACCGCTCGCCGACATCCTGCGGGACGCGGCGGAGCGTCTGGGAGATGACCTCGCCGTAGGCGACGCGATCATCGGTGCGACTCGCGCGCGGGAGTTGGAATCGACCGGGGCAACTGGCCGCGAGGATGATGTAGTGCGGCTGCTCGCTGACTCGGATGTTTCGACGATCGAGGAGTTCGTCGCGGACTGGGCGGCGCGGAGGGGCGTCGGGCCTTCGCCCGCGCCGGAGCTTGCCGATCTGATGTACCGACTCAGCGGCGGTGGTCGCGTGCTCGACCCCTTCTGTCGTGGTGGTGAGCTGTTGCGCCCGGCCGCTGCGCAGAAGTATCCGGTGCGAGGTCAATGCCTGGACGAGGTGTCAGCCCGGGTGACATCAGCGGTGCTGCGTTTGCATGCGGACGCGGCCAGGATCGACACGGGCCATGCGCTGCGCGCGGACGCGACCGAAGACGAGGTGTTTCCGGCGGTGCTCACGGTGCCGCCGTGGGGCGAGAAGGATTGGAGTGGCGAGGACGTACAGTTCGATGCTCGCTGGGAGTTCGGCTTGCCGCCTCGAACGAGCAGCGAGCTGGCATGGGTGCAGCACGCCGTGGCACACCTCGATGAGCAAGGCACGGCAGTCGTCGCGTTGCCTGCCGGGGTGGGCGTGCACCGGGCGGGTCGCCGCGTGCGTGCCGAGCTGGTGCGTCGCGGCGCGCTGAGAGCGGTCGTGGGGTTGCCGACGGGTGCCTTCCGGTCTTCCGCCGCGCCGTCGGTGCTCTGGGTGCTCCGTCGGCCGAGTGAGGCATCGGGTGTGCTCATGGTCGACGGAGCACACGCGCGAGCCAACGGCGCTCTGGACTGGGACGAGTTGCTCGAGACAGCCCTGCCCGCGTGGGAAGAGTTCGACGCGTCCGCTGACTGCCCCGAACAGCAGGGAGTGTGCGGCGTGGTGTCGGCGATCGACCTTCTCGACGAGGCCGTAGATCTCAGCCCGGCCCGCCACCTCGCCGCGACTGTCCAGACGGATGTTCCCGGCCTTCGAACGCTTCGCGGTCAGGTTGCCGACGTGGTGGGCCAGCTCCCGGAATTGATCCCAGCGATCGAGCCGTCATCCTCACCGCGCGGGCCCACGACCTCTGTCGGCGAACTGGGCAGCACGCCCGCTTTGACGGTGCATCGCCAGTCCGCATCGGTCCCTGACGGCAAGGAACTGCCCGCGTTGACGGCCCGCGATGTCGTGAGCGCCAGGGCGCCGTCCGGGCAATGGGGTGGGCGCGACCCGATCTGGCTGCGGCCGGACGACGTGGTGCTGCCGATGATGGGCGGGCGACTGACGAGTCGCGTGATCGACGACGAGAAGGGCGTGCTGGGGCCGCAGGTGTGGTTGCTGCGGGTTGATCCGGAGCTGGTCGACCCGTGGTTTCTGGCGGGCTTCCTGCGCTGTTCGGCGAACCTGGCGTTGACGTCGGGTTCGGTGACGGCGCGGCTCGACGTGCGCCGGGTGGAGCTGCCGCGGTTGCCGATCGACGAGCAGCGGGTGTACGGGGAAGCGTTTCGCAGCGCGATGCGATTGGACGAGGTCCTCGACGAGGCGCGACGGGTTGGCACGGACTTGGTCACCGGGGTAATCGACGGTCTGGCCGGTGGTGCGTTGAGGCCGGTCAGCGACAGCGGTGACACAGGATGA